The nucleotide sequence CTGCCCAAAGAATTGTTTTTTTAAAGTCCATTTATATTCACTTAAGTTGGTGTTTTGTATCTTTTACAGCAGGATCATAACCGCCGTGTGACAAAGGGTTGCAGCGCAAAATACGCCACACCGTAAGACCAAAGCTTTTAATAAATCCGTAGTGACCAAAGCAGTCACATGCATATTGCGAACAGCTCGGCACATACTTACAGTGCATACCTAAATAAGGACTTAAAGCTAGTTGATATATTTTTACCAACTTAATTGCCACATTATTTAAAGCTCGCACCTAAAGCAGCCCCGAAATTTGAGAGCGCAAAATTTCTTTTTCTTTATTTCTGAGTCTGCCTCGAGTTTCGCGACCAATTGGTTTTTTGAGCTTAACCACAATATCTTTGTTTAGCTTGCTGGCTTGAGCCGTCCAAACCAATTCGCGAATCATCCGCTTTAGGCGGTTTCGATCAACCGCTCTTTTGGCTAGCTTCTTTGCTACTGCAACCCCCAAGTCAGGTTTAACGCCCTCTTGAGTGGATGCAACATACATACCCCAATACAAACTTGTCTTGGGGCGTGTTTTTAGTAGTTCAGAAATCCTTGCGCTATTCAATGGCTAAATTACACAGCCAAACGCTTGCGGCCTTTTGCACGACGAGCATTTAAAACTGCGCGTCCACTTTTGGTTTTCATACGAATACGGAAACCGTGTGTACGCTTGCGACGAGTTACTGA is from Polynucleobacter sp. MWH-S4W17 and encodes:
- the rpmH gene encoding 50S ribosomal protein L34; translated protein: MKRTYQPSVTRRKRTHGFRIRMKTKSGRAVLNARRAKGRKRLAV
- the rnpA gene encoding ribonuclease P protein component, whose translation is MNSARISELLKTRPKTSLYWGMYVASTQEGVKPDLGVAVAKKLAKRAVDRNRLKRMIRELVWTAQASKLNKDIVVKLKKPIGRETRGRLRNKEKEILRSQISGLL
- the yidD gene encoding membrane protein insertion efficiency factor YidD; its protein translation is MRALNNVAIKLVKIYQLALSPYLGMHCKYVPSCSQYACDCFGHYGFIKSFGLTVWRILRCNPLSHGGYDPAVKDTKHQLK